The DNA region aatgagattttaaatataatttaaatacatcAAATTTAGATagttaaaccaaataaaaactacaaaatacctattgaagttaaaatataaaataataatatctgacataaattattattttaataaaatattatattaatttctgCGTATGGCGGAAGAAAACTCATAGTTTTACTTTAAATTAAGACTTTGATGCTTTCTTTTTGTTAAGCAGGtatctttttcctttttatttaggTTATAATATCTTGTAATCTACATAATAACTTTTTATGATTAATAAAgactagatgataatccgcgccatgcgcggagtgagttttttaaaatatgttgtattgaaatattacaattagaatgcatcttgttatcaagattttttacatttgatttggggtggacattcggataccatttggttcagtttagtttggttcggttcagttatattttgattttttgtgagttcgatccggttcggatctgcgggttcggtttggatttggactcagataactcattttatttttaaaaaaataaaattcgtatatactttaaatttctcaaaatataaaaataaaaaattatttataacatataaatgtgtataatgcaagctaaaatacttaaacttaacataaaatttggttagcttcaatattcggataagaaatcaatagatatttgaagtattggtattttgaatatcatttaactattttaatcatgtatttttaactatttataaatattttcaagtattttggacaacttaataacattttatatatttttaatattcttttagatattaaattctaaaaaaaattaatatatttaagtatataaatctggtttcgatATATTCGATATCAATAGACTTTGATGCTTTCTTTTTGTTAAGCAGGtatctttttcctttttatttaggTTATAATATCTTGTAATCTACATAATAACTTTTTATGATTAATAAAgactagatgataatccgcgccatgcgcggagtgagttttttaaaatatgttgtattgaaatattacaattagaatgcatcttgttatcaagattttttacatttgatttggggtggacattcggataccatttggttcagtttagtttggttcggttcagttatatttcgattttttgtgagttcgatccggttcggatctgcgggttcggtttggatttggactcagataactcattttatttttaaaaaaataaaattcgtatatactttaaatttctcaaaatataaaaataaaaaaattatttataacatataaatgtgtataatgcaagctaaaatacttaaacttaacataaaatttggttagcttcaatattcggataagaaatcaatagatatttgaagtattggtattttgaatatcatttaactattttaatcatgtatttttaactatttgtaaatattttcaagtattttggacaacttaataacattttatatatttttaatattcttttagatattaaattctaaaaaaaattaatatatttaagtatataaatctggtttcgatatattcgatatccgaaatattttgtttcggATCATGTTctgttctaaaaaatatcatcttaataacatcttacaatttttggtaatttatagacgttttaaaaagttcaaaatataacatatatgaaaaatctattttttaaaatatgtttaagtgatttttttataatattaattaaaataaaatgtagaggatacaattttttttatcaaatatttttgatttgtaatcattaattatcatatatacgttaatcatattaggtaatttcgtagcttttatttaaggaaataaacttacgtagtttttatttaaggaaataatttaagactattaattaatatgataattagtttaataaaaagtataatatatatttatatggaccaacattttttttctaaagatttctgagaatcatcctagtgatgacacgtggttacaaaacatgttgtaatgttccaaggattaatatataggggattcaACTTCTAATAATTAACTTCAATCTCTAAAAGCGTATAGAATAGCtacttctctttttcttttcttcaagggTTAACATGTCACTGGTTACGAAATCACAATCCACTCTAATCATGAGAGCATCATGTTGATTTCCTCGACTGAAACAGCCTACAGTCTTCTAAAGTTTCCTCCATTATTTTATTACCTAAATAGGCTTTTATAAACGTCTGATAAAAATGTTCTTagtaattattataaatagaaTCTTggtgaaaaaagaaaaaaaaatattctgacAACAAGCTGCCATTTAAGCAATTTTGGTCATATTCATCTACTTGTTTTAGAGAATTTCTCTAGAGCGAAATAGTTCAGTCTATGCTAGCTCACGATCAAGTtggatattatatatataaactggaATATAAAAATGCAACTTGTTGTTTTAATAGTTCGAATTCAAAATCCAAATTCTGCGAATCATGTAGTAAAAATCTTCGTCAGAATTAAATTGCTAGAGCTACTTATCGAATCATGTGGTAGAACTTTGAATTGAGACTAGTACATAGAAAATAATATGTACACAAACAGACTGGCATGGTAACTTTCACATTTTTTTAGCTTTCAGATTTATCGAGCGTCAATTACCGAGAGGGTGATTTGGTTAACTGTCCATTCATCGTCGCCATGTTTACTTGACTGAGTCTCAAGAGGACTTTTGCCAACGCAAAAGGCTGGTTGTTTAGGCTGAGGAATAGCTGTAGTTTCACTTCCAAGCATCACCATTACAGAAGACATCGCTGGTCTATCTTCAGCACGTTCTTGAACACACAAGAGACCAATCTGTATACATCTTAATATTTCATGTCTCTGCAACGTTGATGATGAATGATCTATGATGATCGGATCTATGATCTCTAGCCATTTTTCTTCCTTCCAATTCCTCCACACCTGGAAATAATGATggaatattttgtattaataatattaggaTTGTGGAACAAGATCGAATTCAAGAGGTTCTCAGCTTACACAACCAAGGAGACTAAGGTCACCAGTTGAGTTGTAAAATCCTGTGCTCCTCTTGCCACTTATAATTTCAAGAAGCAAGACCCCAAAGCTGAAAACATCCGACTTAATAGAGAATATCCCATTCATTGCATACTCTGGAGACATATAGCCGCTGCAAAATCAATATTAAACTCATATAATCaggttttatttttagtttggatATAAGAAAAAACTCTTTGTTGTTTTGGAGAATGATTTCTTACTAAGTTCCGACCACCTTCCTCGTATTAGCTTCTATCTCGTCCTGTCCAAACATCCTTGCCATCCCAAAGTCTGAGATCTTTGGAATCATATATTTATCAAGCAAGACATTACTTACTTTCAAGTCTCTATGGATAATCCTAAGGCGTGAATCTTGGTGAAGATATAGAAGTCCTCTAGCAATGCCTTTGGTAATATCAAATCTCATTTGCCAATTTAGGTTAGAGCATCGGTTTTTGTCTACAAATCAACCACAACAGAAAACGTGTTAACTTATTCCCAAGACTTTGGATTGTTAGAGCATAAGCTGTTCTGAGTCACTAACCAAAGAGATGAGAATCCAGGCTTAGATTCTCCAAGTACTCATAGATCAATATCTTCTCGTCCCCATCTACGCAACAACCAAGAAGCCGGACGAGGTTTATGTGCTGAAGCCTTGCAATTACTCTAACCTCATTCTTGAACTCATCCACCCCTTGTAAAGACATTTTGGATAGTCTCTTTACCGCAATTTCTTTTCCGTTAAGTAACTTCCCCTATTACCATACATTTGATTATACAGTGAAACCTTGTCCAAAGCTGTATAGTTTTGTAGTTCTGGATATTTTTTTATACCTTGTAAACAATACCGAAACCACCTTGTCCAAGCTTGTTGTAGTCAGAAAAATTGTTTGTTGCCATGGCAATGGTTTCAAAATCCATCAATTGAAGCTCTAGATCCTCTGTTTTCATTTCTCTAGATGTATATATCTTGCTTGATATCACCACTTCATTCACGAGCGAATCTTGGCTTTCCCCTTGATCAATTGTTCCATTCAGACACAGAAAAACAATCAAGACATATGTTATCAAAACATACAGGTAAAATTAAAGGAAGCAAAAAGCTATCGACTTACCAATAGGTGTTTCAGTTGCTATTAATCTTTTCTGCTTCCTTTTCCAGAAGCAGAAGATGattaaacttaaaagaaaaaaaatgctcACCCCAATACTCAAACCTATGATTTTTCTGTTTCTGCCCCTCCTGTCCTCTgcatatattttcttcttttttgtattGGATCATACTAATCTGGAGATTTATATAAGCAAATACAATTTCGGCTCAGAGACCTTTAttcaataagaaaaaaaaacactaaccGAGATCAGCAGCGGCTAGTCTAACGTAGAGATCCTGACCACCATTTGCATGGTTTCGTACGTCCAAAATCTCTCCGGTCCAAACCACACAACCCGACCCGCCATTACGAATATCCGAACTAGCAAACGCTGTACAATTACAATCTTTCAAACACCTCTCTTCGCATTCTTTCAACCCAATACGTCTGTCCACATTCGTCGCCTTAGTATCCGGcagtttcatcttcttcaaccgAACAAACCCATCTCCGCCGTTACAGCTCAGCCTCGTCTTCCTTACGCAACCATCCGAATCATCTCTCAACCCCGGGACTTGCTCATTCCTCGGTTCAAACCCTTTTATACAATTACAACTCGGTGAAGTTGACGAATCGCAGTAACCATAACTTCCACACTGTTTGTAGTTATCGCATTGGTCCTTTGGTGAGTACCATAACTGGTCCCAAGTCTTGGCTGTCTCAAGCCAAGTTAGTCTTTCAAACAAACCCGTGGAGCTTAGTAATATTCTCGAATAAATGTTGGTTTTAGTGACCAGGTATGAGTAGGTCACTTCCTCGTTACTCGCTGTGAAGTTGTAAACTAGGTAATCGGTTGGTTTCGTCTCCGGTACGTCGCTTCCGAACCTGATCCCGTTCCACGGACCGCTCCTGTACATTATCAACTCTTTGTTGCATACGTAAAACTCAGGGAACCCGTTGGTTTTGAGCTTAGTTGAGAAATCTCCGCTCGATGGATCGTCTGGGGCTTTCCAGGATCTCAAGAATCTGTTGAGTCCGGTTCTGTTATCCCAGCCCAGTTTCATCTCCGGAAGTAGTGTGTCTGTCGGAAAATCAAAACTCTGCCACAAGAACCCATCTGCTGGATCGTTACTGTTCAAGTCTCTGAGAACAAAGTTACCGTTATCAAGAAGCTCTGCCGATCTCACGTGTCCTTTGGTCAGATTGGTCGACCATACAGGTGTATCGGATTGGTCGAATATGGCGAGATTATTGTCGAAGATTCTGAGAGTTCCGTGGGGACTAGAAAGAGGATTGTCTCTGTTCGCAACCCATACGTAAGTTCTTCGGGAGATTTTCTTGTACCAGATTCCGAGATACCAACGAGAAGAAGTTGAGGGGAGATTGAAGAAACCTAGCTCGAAGATTTCTCCAGAGGATGTAATGGTTTTGTTGCTTGAGATGGTAAGAGATTCTGTAGCCGACAAAGTTTTGGCAGAGATAGAGAAAGCTTGAAACACAATTAAGGCAAAGAAGATGAACATGATGAAGGTGTAAGCATGGTGGTAGTTTGATATACTTCTCATCTcgctctctttttctctctcgtgttttttttttttgttttctcgtATTTCTTGACAATATTTCGTCTGACAGCAAGTGTACGAGTCAAGATTTATTTCTTACAATATTATTACTTGAGAGTTGCCAAGACCTTTCCAActgctttttagtttttttatgcAACTATTTAGGCTACTTGAGCCACTTTtcgattatttataaaaattgtcaGAGttgattaatacaaaataagaaaatcgTTTGTGGTTGGTGTGGAGTGGTTTGGTTCCCTCCCTGCATTTCTCAACAATCTAATCAAGATCTAGTCTGTTCGTCGAGCTTCTATCTAAGGCCGTTTCAAGTTGTGTTTCTCCTACGTAATAGTATTCGGAAGAAGGGTTAAGGAACGTGCATGTTCTGTTTTGCCAGGTTATAAGAGCATCATTACTGGTTGTCCCAAAATTTGAGtccttaaatattttattattactttgtACATAAGAAATTTTGGTAAGGACAATCATAAAATAGagattattggtaggactttATAAGTTTCTCAAAAGCTTATTCATTGAAAAACAGAGCATGGCTCTTTATATAGTCACTTACAAACGACAGAAGCAAAGCTAACTCTTAAGAAATTGGAACAAGATAAACTTATTCAAAAGTTCAGAACCAAACACACCTCTATATGGATCCGGGTTTAATGCGTGGTGAGTTCCAGTCTTCAAgcaacaaaagaacaaaaacaaatgtCAAAACACAGATCAACATTGTGTCTCATCATAGTTCAAGAAAAAAACGCCAATTCATTTGCCTCCGTCCCTGAGTTTGTGAAGAACACCACCTATTCCAATAAACCAAACCTCATAAAGCAATCAAATTTGGTTCATAAAACACACAACACAAGAAAAACAGAACATGCAGTGGTTCTGGTAGTACCTTGAGATCACCAGAGAGTTTGGTCACGATGTTTGCAACCTGTAACTGTGTCTTGCAATGAACCAAGAGATGACTGCATTACTTAAGAACAATGCATAACCCGATGTACTTCTTCTGCTATCCAAATCCCCTGCATAATCACTGTCTGAAAATGCTTCAAGTTTGTTGCTCCCATTCCTCTTGTAATGAACTCCGAGATCCACCGTTCCTTTCACATATCGAAGGACTCTTTTCACTGCTCCTAGATGAATTAGCGTGGGGCTTTCCATAAACCTGATGATCATCCCCAACACAAACATCAAATCAGGTCTTGTGGCTGCTATGTACATCAAACAGCCCACCATCTGCCAATAAAGATTTGCATCAGCCTTCCCAGAAGAGTCTTCCTTCGTTAGTTTTGTCCCTGGGACAATAGGATTTCTTACTGAATTGCAATCTTCATGGCTGCTTTGAACTCTTCAATCACGCTTGCCTTAGTTCCTGTCACAATCATATCATCTACATACAATGATACGATGACCAGATTACCTTCTTTGTCTGTTTTGACGAACAAGAATctcaaataaagaaaaaattgatttattttccTCAAGAAacgagaaaataaaaatcacacctTTGTCTGAAAATCTGCTTGATTAGAAGCAGCTTTGTAGGAACCATCCAAGAGCTGCTTGAAGGAAGGTTTGAAGGACAGAGACTTATCGATCCAGACGCCATTAGCCGCCGAGAGTTTAGGGCCACCGTTAGCGCTGCCGTCGGCGAGGACGGCGGAGACGATATCGGAGGAGAAGGTGTTGAGATGATCGATGGAAGGGAAGTTGAGGAAAGAGTTGTGAGGCGAGAAAATGTGTTTACCCTACCACGCTTCTTTCTCCACTCGCCACCTGTCACGAAGGACCAAATGAAAAAAGTTCTTAGTTTAGGACAAAACACAAATATTTCTTAGTATTTTCAgcctttttcattttcttttg from Raphanus sativus cultivar WK10039 chromosome 8, ASM80110v3, whole genome shotgun sequence includes:
- the LOC108831801 gene encoding receptor-like serine/threonine-protein kinase SD1-8 isoform X1, encoding MRSISNYHHAYTFIMFIFFALIVFQAFSISAKTLSATESLTISSNKTITSSGEIFELGFFNLPSTSSRWYLGIWYKKISRRTYVWVANRDNPLSSPHGTLRIFDNNLAIFDQSDTPVWSTNLTKGHVRSAELLDNGNFVLRDLNSNDPADGFLWQSFDFPTDTLLPEMKLGWDNRTGLNRFLRSWKAPDDPSSGDFSTKLKTNGFPEFYVCNKELIMYRSGPWNGIRFGSDVPETKPTDYLVYNFTASNEEVTYSYLVTKTNIYSRILLSSTGLFERLTWLETAKTWDQLWYSPKDQCDNYKQCGSYGYCDSSTSPSCNCIKGFEPRNEQVPGLRDDSDGCVRKTRLSCNGGDGFVRLKKMKLPDTKATNVDRRIGLKECEERCLKDCNCTAFASSDIRNGGSGCVVWTGEILDVRNHANGGQDLYVRLAAADLEDRRGRNRKIIGLSIGVSIFFLLSLIIFCFWKRKQKRLIATETPIGESQDSLVNEVVISSKIYTSREMKTEDLELQLMDFETIAMATNNFSDYNKLGQGGFGIVYKGKLLNGKEIAVKRLSKMSLQGVDEFKNEVRVIARLQHINLVRLLGCCVDGDEKILIYEYLENLSLDSHLFDKNRCSNLNWQMRFDITKGIARGLLYLHQDSRLRIIHRDLKVSNVLLDKYMIPKISDFGMARMFGQDEIEANTRKVVGTYGYMSPEYAMNGIFSIKSDVFSFGVLLLEIISGKRSTGFYNSTGDLSLLGCVWRNWKEEKWLEIIDPIIIDHSSSTLQRHEILRCIQIGLLCVQERAEDRPAMSSVMVMLGSETTAIPQPKQPAFCVGKSPLETQSSKHGDDEWTVNQITLSVIDAR
- the LOC108831801 gene encoding receptor-like serine/threonine-protein kinase SD1-7 isoform X5 produces the protein MFGQDEIEANTRKVVGTYGYMSPEYAMNGIFSIKSDVFSFGVLLLEIISGKRSTGFYNSTGDLSLLGCVWRNWKEEKWLEIIDPIIIDHSSSTLQRHEILRCIQIGLLCVQERAEDRPAMSSVMVMLGSETTAIPQPKQPAFCVGKSPLETQSSKHGDDEWTVNQITLSVIDAR
- the LOC108831801 gene encoding receptor-like serine/threonine-protein kinase SD1-8 isoform X4, giving the protein MRSISNYHHAYTFIMFIFFALIVFQAFSISAKTLSATESLTISSNKTITSSGEIFELGFFNLPSTSSRWYLGIWYKKISRRTYVWVANRDNPLSSPHGTLRIFDNNLAIFDQSDTPVWSTNLTKGHVRSAELLDNGNFVLRDLNSNDPADGFLWQSFDFPTDTLLPEMKLGWDNRTGLNRFLRSWKAPDDPSSGDFSTKLKTNGFPEFYVCNKELIMYRSGPWNGIRFGSDVPETKPTDYLVYNFTASNEEVTYSYLVTKTNIYSRILLSSTGLFERLTWLETAKTWDQLWYSPKDQCDNYKQCGSYGYCDSSTSPSCNCIKGFEPRNEQVPGLRDDSDGCVRKTRLSCNGGDGFVRLKKMKLPDTKATNVDRRIGLKECEERCLKDCNCTAFASSDIRNGGSGCVVWTGEILDVRNHANGGQDLYVRLAAADLD
- the LOC108831801 gene encoding receptor-like serine/threonine-protein kinase SD1-8 isoform X2, which gives rise to MRSISNYHHAYTFIMFIFFALIVFQAFSISAKTLSATESLTISSNKTITSSGEIFELGFFNLPSTSSRWYLGIWYKKISRRTYVWVANRDNPLSSPHGTLRIFDNNLAIFDQSDTPVWSTNLTKGHVRSAELLDNGNFVLRDLNSNDPADGFLWQSFDFPTDTLLPEMKLGWDNRTGLNRFLRSWKAPDDPSSGDFSTKLKTNGFPEFYVCNKELIMYRSGPWNGIRFGSDVPETKPTDYLVYNFTASNEEVTYSYLVTKTNIYSRILLSSTGLFERLTWLETAKTWDQLWYSPKDQCDNYKQCGSYGYCDSSTSPSCNCIKGFEPRNEQVPGLRDDSDGCVRKTRLSCNGGDGFVRLKKMKLPDTKATNVDRRIGLKECEERCLKDCNCTAFASSDIRNGGSGCVVWTGEILDVRNHANGGQDLYVRLAAADLEDRRGRNRKIIGLSIGVSIFFLLSLIIFCFWKRKQKRLIATETPIGESQDSLVNEVVISSKIYTSREMKTEDLELQLMDFETIAMATNNFSDYNKLGQGGFGIVYKGKLLNGKEIAVKRLSKMSLQGVDEFKNEVRVIARLQHINLVRLLGCCVDGDEKILIYEYLENLSLDSHLFDKNRCSNLNWQMRFDITKGIARGLLYLHQDSRLRIIHRDLKVSNVLLDKYMIPKISDFGMARMFGQDEIEANTRKVVGTYGYMSPEYAMNGIFSIKSDVFSFGVLLLEIISGKRSTGFYNSTGDLSLLGVEELEGRKMARDHRSDHHRSFIINVAET
- the LOC108831801 gene encoding receptor-like serine/threonine-protein kinase SD1-8 isoform X3, yielding MRSISNYHHAYTFIMFIFFALIVFQAFSISAKTLSATESLTISSNKTITSSGEIFELGFFNLPSTSSRWYLGIWYKKISRRTYVWVANRDNPLSSPHGTLRIFDNNLAIFDQSDTPVWSTNLTKGHVRSAELLDNGNFVLRDLNSNDPADGFLWQSFDFPTDTLLPEMKLGWDNRTGLNRFLRSWKAPDDPSSGDFSTKLKTNGFPEFYVCNKELIMYRSGPWNGIRFGSDVPETKPTDYLVYNFTASNEEVTYSYLVTKTNIYSRILLSSTGLFERLTWLETAKTWDQLWYSPKDQCDNYKQCGSYGYCDSSTSPSCNCIKGFEPRNEQVPGLRDDSDGCVRKTRLSCNGGDGFVRLKKMKLPDTKATNVDRRIGLKECEERCLKDCNCTAFASSDIRNGGSGCVVWTGEILDVRNHANGGQDLYVRLAAADLEDRRGRNRKIIGLSIGVSIFFLLSLIIFCFWKRKQKRLIATETPIGESQDSLVNEVVISSKIYTSREMKTEDLELQLMDFETIAMATNNFSDYNKLGQGGFGIVYKGKLLNGKEIAVKRLSKMSLQGVDEFKNEVRVIARLQHINLVRLLGCCVDGDEKILIYEYLENLSLDSHLFDKNRCSNLNWQMRFDITKGIARGLLYLHQDSRLRIIHRDLKDVWTGRDRS